A single window of Tetrapisispora phaffii CBS 4417 chromosome 16, complete genome DNA harbors:
- the FYV7 gene encoding Fyv7p (similar to Saccharomyces cerevisiae FYV7 (YLR068W); ancestral locus Anc_8.19), which yields MVTSKQQYNKKKFTREYKVKEIQKNLTKKARLKKEYLKALKEEGYAVPEKAPSEGNEKYDYKKRKEEREQENRRRALERKAMKQEKKWKEKQRTLQRQQTQEERTKTIQLKLKDRERRRERLTQMTRSGQPKMGPKIEDLLNKIKTDDTYTG from the coding sequence ATGGTGACTTCCAAGCAACAATAcaacaagaagaagttCACAAGGGAATACAAGGTCAAGGAGATTCAAAAGAATCTGACGAAAAAAGCCAGACTTAAgaaagaatatttgaagGCTTTGAAGGAGGAAGGGTATGCTGTTCCTGAGAAGGCACCTTCTGAAGGGAATGAGAAGTATGATTATAAGAAACGGAAAGAAGAACGTGAACAGGAGAATAGGAGAAGGGCTCTGGAGAGGAAAGCCATGAAGCAAGAGAAAAAATGGAAAGAGAAGCAGAGAACATTGCAAAGACAACAGACTCAAGAAGAAAGAACTAAAACCATCCAGTTGAAGTTAAAGGACCGTGAGAGAAGGAGAGAGAGGCTCACTCAAATGACGAGAAGCGGTCAACCAAAAATGGGACCAAAGATAGAAGATCTCTTAAACAAGATTAAGACAGACGACACATACACTGGATAG
- the PET309 gene encoding Pet309p (similar to Saccharomyces cerevisiae PET309 (YLR067C); ancestral locus Anc_8.20) encodes MLKCTSSLLHSATKIKWPPGRPSRIKEALERSGSDYSARDSGLVAKYYLSHRNEELFVDERRLLLNWLHALKDHKNVFLIGKKFLFDAGTEGPTLHQNVDYKKRVQCGRLRDDATLREIRTFMNSMVHEKKGILLDAFMEEIIAQQSIKNKIKVIKIINSVLDRMVTIGLPTSEVVIKWAKWMTLLNGDCEFYTYIDNKVFLKKLLYLIKTDANFKDPSSSVCIDLLQFMMDRQGSTVAAQLGTTLMTLLSREAKYQIAEGVWKFKIVNNLPIVKSDLTNIMKAYCYTNNYEKAKLVHEEHEEAHDENQQFDYLLLAHSKLRHWDALQKEFDGLFGIGELPNINQYGIIMNALAQVGEVESVEKLYSQLLRRNMLPSLKVLQALLIANFESGNFSACLTQFEYFKKYGIKPTSLTYKTMLKVYRNLANIDNALKMLKQMSKENPECVNETHISIVISMCSKTTNPLIAQELFDIMINHYSISPTGRSVSSLMKVYRSSSLLGKSLQLFKKYAVKEPVSENIILIYNEALRAYTDLGDSENYDRLFKEILDKNIKVEEGFYRSVLHFMATLSQDLEGAKETLMKLCVDPSVKALPSHFEILMKAYMKRSNYKEVINLYAKMNEYKIPVSSKVLFYLIKANFEIQLNSDSNLDSSINFVNNILTNTANKTLNMTVPNLHPAIIAYPMRVLAKFDNPSKSLQLLENYSNLFPNTNNRASINDSFSVMRSLLILCAEVNEWDDFSLVFEKYIDKIEHHRNLPSATTPNLYLSKLMLGLLKYKVEECKQKNSIDQLPKLLERIKKLGLEVDNHSINVIVTALCKDTRTIMQSINIVNNQLIHGYNLIRKTRLLQHISKENHIYKEKSWLLQQKENNPGSFIPKIYLKPDTLNVLSESLDSYLNDSDDIIKAVRDMINKNKYFMKTYLMHPRNNIERWDSIKDEFKEYLEYIQTNKRSISIDELNKLKDQN; translated from the coding sequence ATGTTGAAATGCACTTCTTCGTTGTTGCATTCTgcaacaaaaataaaatggcCTCCAGGTAGACCCAGCAGGATTAAGGAGGCACTTGAGAGATCTGGTAGTGATTATAGTGCGAGGGATTCTGGTTTGGTGGCAAAGTATTATTTGAGTCATCGGAATGAAGAACTTTTCGTCGACGAGAGGCGATTGTTATTGAATTGGCTGCATGCCTTAAAAGACCATAAAAATGTGTTTTTAATAGGTAAGAAGTTCTTATTTGATGCTGGCACCGAAGGCCCCACATTACACCAGAACGTTGATTACAAAAAGAGAGTTCAATGTGGACGACTCCGAGATGATGCTACATTAAGGGAAATAAGGACGTTCATGAATTCAATGGTTCATGAAAAGAAAGGTATTCTATTGGACGCATTTATGGAAGAGATTATTGCCCAgcaatcaattaaaaataaaataaaggtAATTAAGATAATCAATTCAGTGTTAGATAGAATGGTAACAATTGGTTTACCCACCTCTGAAGTGGTTATTAAATGGGCTAAATGGATGACTCTATTGAACGGTGATTGTGAATTTTATACTTATATTGATAACAAGgtatttttgaagaaattgttatatttgataaagaCAGACGCAAACTTTAAAGATCCATCAAGTTCGGTATGCATTGACTTATTACAATTTATGATGGATAGACAAGGATCAACCGTTGCTGCTCAATTGGGGACCACACTAATGACACTTTTATCAAGAGAAgcaaaatatcaaatagCTGAAGGTGTAtggaaattcaaaatagtCAATAATCTTCCTATTGTTAAATCAGATTTAACGAATATAATGAAAGCATACTGTTACACTAATAATTACGAAAAAGCAAAACTTGTACATGAAGAACATGAAGAGGCACATGATGAAAACCAacaatttgattatttattactGGCTCATTCAAAATTAAGACATTGGGATGCATTACAGAAAGAATTTGATGGCTTATTCGGAATTGGAGAATTGCCCAATATTAACCAATATGGTATTATCATGAACGCATTGGCTCAAGTAGGAGAAGTAGAAAGtgtagaaaaattatactCACAGTTGCTAAGAAGAAATATGCTGCCTTCGTTGAAAGTATTACAAGCTTTATTGATTGCAAACTTTGAATCTGGTAATTTTTCCGCATGTTTGACACAATTCGAATACTTTAAAAAGTATGGAATCAAACCGACTTCATTAACATATAAAACAATGTTGAAAGTCTATAGAAATTTGGCTAATATAGATAATGCTTTAAAAATGTTGAAACAGATGTCGAAAGAGAATCCCGAATGTGTGAATGAAACACACATTTCCATTGTAATCAGTATGTGTTCTAAAACCACAAATCCTTTGATTGCTCAAGAactttttgatattatgataaatcattattctATCTCTCCAACTGGGAGATCTGTTAGTTCTTTGATGAAAGTCTATCGAAGTTCATCACTTCTTGGAAAATCTTTACAattattcaagaaatatGCCGTGAAAGAGCCAGTTTCAGAAAACATTATTCTGATATATAATGAAGCTCTAAGGGCTTATACAGACCTAGGTGATTCCGAAAATTATGATAGGTTgtttaaagaaatattggataaaaatattaaggTTGAGGAGGGATTTTACAGAAGTGTTTTACATTTTATGGCCACTTTATCCCAGGATCTTGAAGGGGCAAAGGAAACTCTTATGAAACTTTGCGTAGATCCTTCGGTGAAAGCATTGCCATctcattttgaaatattaatgaaggCGTATATGAAAAGATCGAACTACAAAGAGGTTATTAACTTATATGCTAAAATGAATGAATACAAAATCCCAGTTTCGTCGAAAGTTCTCTTTTACTTAATTAAAGcaaatttcgaaattcAACTCAATTCTGATAGTAATCTAGATTCCTCAATcaattttgtaaataacaTATTAACTAATACTGCAAACAAAACATTGAATATGACTGTGCCAAATCTTCACCCAGCTATCATTGCATATCCTATGAGAGTTCTTGCCAAGTTTGATAACCCATCAAAATCACTACAATTACTAGAAAACTATTCCAACTTATTCCCTAATACCAATAACAGAGCTAGTATCAATGATAGCTTTTCAGTAATGAGATctttattgattttatgTGCCGAGGTCAATGAATGGGATGATTTCTCGTTAGTTTTTGAAAAgtatattgataaaattgaacaTCACAGAAATTTACCTTCAGCCACTACACctaatttatatttatccAAATTGATGTTAggtttattgaaatataaagtAGAAGAATGCAAACAGAAAAACTCAATCGATCAACTTCCTAAGCTATTGGAAAGGATTAAGAAATTGGGATTAGAAGTAGACAATCATTCGATTAATGTCATTGTCACAGCATTGTGCAAAGACACTAGAACAATCATGCAAAGCATTAATATAGTTAACAATCAATTAATCCACGGTTATAATTTAATCCGTAAAACAAGATTGTTACAACATATTTCGAAAGaaaatcatatatataaagagaaATCGTGGTTATTACAACAAAAGGAAAACAATCCAGGCAGTTTTattccaaaaatatatctgaAGCCTGATACATTGAATGTATTAAGTGAATCATTAGATAGCTATCTGAATGACTCAgatgatataataaaagCGGTAAGAGATatgattaataaaaataaatatttcatgAAGACCTATCTAATGCATCCTAGAAATAACATAGAGAGGTGGGACTCAATCAAAgatgaatttaaagaatatcTTGAGTATATTCaaactaataaaagatctATTTCGATAGATGaacttaataaattaaaggatCAGAATTGA
- the TPHA0P00250 gene encoding sterol desaturase family protein (similar to Saccharomyces cerevisiae ERG3 (YLR056W); ancestral locus Anc_8.41) gives MDLVLEVCDTYVFDWVYERLLPTSLYGTVPESWAKQMDLNSGVQNITALLKSINTGNEHRTSPERYGHVPYLTDMTAATFGSLLRRSNYAREMISLTIVVTVFGWLLYLLFATGSYFLVFDKNIFNHPKFLKNQMALEIKLAMFAIPVMSFLTSICFMFELNGFSKLYATVDINNGGIRKLLFEFPLFILFTDCGIYLAHRWLHWPTVYKVLHKPHHKWLVCTPFASHAFHPVDGFIQSLPYHIYPMIMPLNKYLYLFLFTFVNFWTIMIHDGNHMSQNPYVNGTAFHTVHHLYFNYNYGQFTTLWDRLGGSYRKPEDSLFNPELNKDAKALDEQLRRIDEIQRVVEEDEDDRIYSNISKKKNSR, from the coding sequence GATTTGGTTTTGGAGGTCTGTGACACTTACGTCTTTGATTGGGTCTATGAGAGGCTTCTTCCTACCTCGCTCTATGGAACTGTTCCTGAATCGTGGGCAAAACAGATGGATTTGAATTCTGGAGTTCAAAACATAACTGCTCTGTTGAAGTCTATCAACACTGGTAATGAGCACCGTACATCTCCTGAGAGATATGGTCATGTCCCATATTTGACCGATATGACAGCTGCTACTTTTGGTTCTCTATTACGTAGAAGCAATTATGCAAGGGAGATGATCTCACTAACCATTGTAGTGACTGTCTTTGGGTGGTTACTATACCTCCTATTTGCCACAGGTAGTTACTTTTTGGTATTCGATAAGAACATCTTTAATCACCCTAAGTTCTTAAAAAACCAGATGGCATTGGAGATTAAATTGGCAATGTTCGCCATTCCAGTGATGTCCTTCTTGACATCGATCTGTTTCATGTTTGAACTTAATGGGTTTTCAAAGTTGTATGCGACAGTAGATATCAACAATGGTGGAATCCGCAAGTTACTCTTCGAATTTCCCttgtttattttgttcACTGACTGTGGAATTTATTTGGCTCATAGATGGTTACATTGGCCAACAGTGTACAAAGTTTTGCATAAGCCGCATCATAAGTGGTTGGTCTGCACACCATTTGCCTCACACGCTTTCCATCCTGTGGATGGGTTTATACAATCATTGCCTTATCACATTTACCCAATGATTATGCCGTTGAATAAGTACCTTTACTTATTCTTATTCACTTTTGTTAACTTCTGGACCATTATGATCCATGATGGTAACCATATGTCGCAAAACCCATATGTTAATGGTACAGCATTCCACACTGTTCATCACCTCTATTTTAATTACAATTACGGTCAGTTCACCACACTGTGGGATAGATTAGGTGGATCCTACAGAAAGCCGGAAGACTCATTATTCAATCCTGAACTAAATAAGGATGCTAAGGCACTTGATGAGCAATTGAGGCGTATCGATGAGATACAAAGAGTAGTTGAGGAGGATGAAGACGATAGAATTTACAGCAACATAAgcaagaaaaaaaatagtagGTAA
- the BMT6 gene encoding 25S rRNA (uracil2843-N3)-methyltransferase (similar to Saccharomyces cerevisiae YLR063W; ancestral locus Anc_8.30), with translation MVKTAQLPVYDKKSLPPQETVDLFKTAFFNELYGSETIDELLSQIQTVKTDLYNRDYLSAFENNVKRTAYCCRWSPSRATAYSSLFAHLTEVTDVLTCKDGEDQDVLCIGGGAGGELVAIASLFAPSRSFDSKYRTKRIESEDGDLHGTPTKTTLNLHLVDVANWENVLKRLSDTIEDRWLYQGEMKYFNTTFTNKNILEMSNDEMHISNLNLITLLFTTNEIFTEHKTESVKLFQKFNKSCKKGCYLLIVESAGSYSNITIGSKVFPIHFLVDTILVGKRSAKKDFSGGLGEGSWSLIKENDNIWYRGDTQLDYPMKLENMRIFYRLYRKN, from the coding sequence ATGGTGAAGACTGCGCAATTGCCAGTTTATGATAAAAAAAGTTTACCACCACAAGAGACTGTAGATCTGTTCAAGACTGCATTCTTCAATGAATTGTATGGTTCAGAAACTATTGATGAGCTGCTATCACAGATTCAGACAGTAAAGACAGATTTGTATAATAGAGATTATTTAAGTGCTTTTGAGAACAATGTGAAAAGGACAGCATACTGTTGTAGATGGTCACCTTCAAGAGCAACAGCATATTCTTCGCTGTTTGCTCATTTAACAGAAGTTACTGATGTGCTTACCTGTAAAGACGGAGAAGATCAAGATGTTTTGTGCATTGGTGGAGGTGCTGGCGGTGAACTGGTAGCGATTGCCAGTTTGTTTGCACCTTCAAGATCAtttgattcaaaatataGAACAAAGAGGATTGAATCAGAGGATGGTGATTTACATGGTACTCCAACTAAGACTACACTAAATCTGCATTTAGTTGATGTAGCAAATTGGGAAAATGTCTTGAAGAGACTGTCAGATACTATTGAAGACAGATGGCTTTACCAAGGTGAAATGAAATACTTCAACACAACGTTCACaaataagaatattttagaaatgaGCAACGATGAGATGCATATTTcgaatttgaatttaattacGTTATTATTCACtacaaatgaaatattcaCAGAGCATAAAACAGAAAGTGTAAAgttgtttcaaaaatttaacaaaagtTGTAAGAAAGGATGTTACTTGCTAATAGTAGAGAGTGCAGGTAGTTACTCAAACATAACAATTGGTTCAAAAGTTTTCccaattcattttttggtTGATACCATACTGGTTGGAAAGAGAAGTGCAAAGAAAGATTTTTCTGGAGGTTTAGGTGAGGGATCTTGGTCTCTAATAAaggaaaatgataatatttggTATCGTGGTGATACGCAATTAGATTATCCAATGAAACTAGAAAATAtgagaatattttatagaTTATATAGAAAGAATTAG
- the TPHA0P00230 gene encoding uncharacterized protein (similar to Saccharomyces cerevisiae YFL034W; ancestral locus Anc_8.32), whose translation MEEHKDNEIHGEDMLAGEVYSNAEAVTEAHELHVDGLVLNAIDKNAPNDDNESGDEKDWQPIDKIPSEDDTLRCADSSGSNKGYGMMDNDEEVAEDFIYSNVSSEEQIIRSNKNNSKTDFLFNNPNVYVTQDKKESVDAEDNRETKDGNHSSISINYYKQLAYTRSLFSDNQKFGYVGSLSVLTGHFCLRLAKLATIKNLKTNQKLTRLLSTLQKDLADWRSKILNMLYEELELSSPEIKMIEQLDMIDVQLSDLCRNLQTTQKNEPEEGDDKNTSKENTIDIAWVIICHLFLLLTSEESYDSRDRTLLVELAKVLGISYNELNDFERRAYDAIVYNQDSSDDQSGTEIDHLKKRRHKNKKKKMAYVGLAMVGGSVVLGLSGGLLAPFIGAGLASGFSTLGLGGAAGFLSSAAGTASVAITSTAVGANIGAKSMSKRMGSVETFEIKPIHDNSRVNVLLTVPGWMINEEDEISAPFSTIDCIEGDIFSLNWEPSILTEIGTRMKVATSEVVTDSIQQMLGNVILVSIVSAIQLPLILSRLSFFLDNPWAVASDRAWSAGLILADTLMNKNLGNRPVTLIGYSLGARVIYSCLLELSAHKKVGLVENVFLFGAPVIISQDELIRARSMVSGRFVSGYSLNDWILKYIYRTTTSRGYKEVLGISQVDEPLTVENIDLTEIIKGHSEYRENMPKLLKLVGLEVTSETFHDPANKEDAESHQISTVSTQSQDPDSTDKIIKEIDNIESFLKPLTETPPTTHEEENPTQ comes from the coding sequence ATGGAAGAACACAAAGATAATGAGATTCATGGGGAAGACATGTTGGCTGGTGAAGTATATTCGAATGCTGAAGCAGTGACAGAGGCACATGAATTGCATGTTGATGGATTAGTGCTTAATGCCATTGATAAGAATGCAccaaatgatgataatgaatctGGTGATGAGAAGGACTGGCAACCGATTGATAAGATACCTTCTGAAGACGACACTCTTAGATGTGCTGACTCGAGTGGTAGTAACAAAGGATACGGAATGATGgataatgatgaagaagttGCTGAAGACTTTATTTATTCTAATGTAAGCAGTGaagaacaaataataagatCCAATAAGAACAATTCAAAAACAGATTTCCTTTTTAACAATCCTAATGTTTATGTCACCCAGGATAAGAAAGAAAGCGTCGATGCTGAAGACAATAGAGAAACTAAAGATGGAAACCACAGTTCTATTTcgataaattattataaacaGCTTGCTTACACCAGGTCATTATTTTCAGACAACCAAAAATTTGGATATGTTGGATCTTTAAGTGTCTTGACAGGTCATTTCTGTCTTAGGTTGGCAAAACTAGCTACAATTAAGAACCTTAAAACTAATCAAAAACTTACAAGACTTTTAAGCACGTTGCAAAAAGACTTAGCTGATTGGAGAAGTAAAATACTGAATATGCTATATGAGGAATTAGAGCTAAGTTCACCTGAGATAAAGATGATCGAACAACTTGACATGATCGATGTTCAATTAAGTGATCTATGCCGAAATCTACAAACCACCCAAAAGAATGAACCGGAAGAAGGGgatgataaaaatacatCTAAGGAAAACACTATTGATATAGCGTGGGTAATAATTTgtcatttatttttactcTTGACATCTGAAGAAAGTTATGATTCTAGAGATAGAACATTATTGGTCGAACTGGCTAAGGTACTAGGTATATCTTATAATGAGTTAAACGATTTTGAAAGACGTGCCTATGATGCAATTGTGTATAACCAAGATAGTTCTGATGATCAAAGTGGTACTGAGATCGACCATCTGAAGAAGAGACGTCAtaagaataagaaaaaaaaaatggcATATGTCGGTCTAGCTATGGTTGGTGGATCAGTGGTACTGGGACTTAGTGGAGGATTATTGGCACCTTTCATTGGTGCAGGTCTTGCATCTGGATTCTCGACATTGGGACTTGGTGGTGCAGCTGGATTTCTATCAAGTGCAGCCGGCACTGCATCTGTTGCAATCACGAGTACTGCTGTCGGTGCCAATATAGGTGCTAAAAGTATGAGTAAAAGAATGGGGAGCGTGGAAACATTTGAGATTAAACCTATTCATGACAATTCCAGAGTCAACGTGCTCCTAACTGTTCCTGGGTGGATGATCAACGAAGAAGACGAGATTAGCGCACCTTTTTCAACAATAGACTGTATAGAAGGTGAcatattttctttgaattgGGAACCGAGCATTTTAACTGAAATTGGGACAAGAATGAAAGTTGCTACAAGCGAAGTTGTCACAGACTCTATTCAGCAAATGTTAGGAAATGTAATTCTTGTTAGTATTGTATCTGCTATTCAACTtccattaattttatcaagaCTAAGTTTCTTTCTTGACAACCCCTGGGCTGTCGCAAGTGATAGAGCATGGTCTGCAGGTTTGATACTTGCCGACACATTAATGAACAAAAACTTAGGAAACAGACCCGTGACGTTAATCGGTTACTCACTCGGTGCACGAGTGATTTATTCATGTCTATTAGAACTTAGTGCCCATAAGAAGGTGGGATTAGTGGAGaatgtttttctttttggtGCACCTGTCATCATCAGTCAAGATGAGCTAATAAGAGCTCGTAGCATGGTGAGCGGCAGATTTGTCAGCGGATACTCGTTGAACGACTGGATACTCAAATATATCTATCGTACCACTACAAGCAGAGGTTACAAGGAAGTTCTTGGTATATCTCAAGTTGACGAACCGTTGACTGTAGAAAACATCGATTTGACTGAAATAATCAAAGGCCACTCTGAATATCGTGAGAATATGCCAAAACTCTTAAAGCTAGTAGGTTTAGAAGTGACCTCAGAGACATTCCATGACCCAGctaataaagaagatgcAGAATCACACCAGATAAGTACTGTGTCAACCCAATCTCAAGACCCAGACAGTACTGATAAgattataaaagaaattgacAACATTGAAAGTTTTTTGAAGCCTCTAACAGAAACACCACCGACCACTCACGAAGAAGAGAATCCAACACAATAG
- the SHM2 gene encoding glycine hydroxymethyltransferase SHM2 (similar to Saccharomyces cerevisiae SHM2 (YLR058C); ancestral locus Anc_8.38), translating to MSYALSDAHKHMIQAHLTETDPELESIITDEIDRQKHFIDLIASENFTSTSVFDALGTPLCNKYSEGYPGARYYGGNQHIDRIELLCQQRALEAFGVTPKEWGVNVQTLSGSPANLEVYQALMKPHERLMGLYLPDGGHLSHGYATEHRSISAVSTYFESFPYRVDPETGIIDYDTLEKNAILYRPKILVAGTSAYCRLIDYKRMKEIADKCGAYLMVDMAHISGLIAAGVIPSPFEYADIVTTTTHKSLRGPRGAMIFFRRGVRNINPKTGKEVIYDLENPINFSVFPGHQGGPHNHTIAALATALKQAATPEFKEYQLQVLKNAKVLEESFKAAGYRLVANGTDSHMVLVSLREQNIDGARVEYVCERVNIALNKNSIPGDKSALVPGGIRIGAPAMSTRGMGEADFKRIVEYIDKVVKFSRDVQQSLPKEANKLRDFKAKIDEGSPELAQWQHEISAWTADYPLPV from the coding sequence aTGTCTTACGCTCTATCAGATGCTCATAAGCACATGATCCAAGCTCATTTGACTGAGACTGATCCAGAACTTGAATCGATTATTACCGATGAAATCGATAGACAGAAGCATTTCATCGATTTAATTGCTTCTGAGAACTTCACTTCTACCTCTGTTTTTGATGCTTTGGGGACTCCACTATGTAACAAGTACTCAGAAGGTTATCCTGGTGCCCGTTATTACGGTGGTAACCAGCATATTGACAGAATTGAATTGTTATGCCAGCAAAGAGCTTTGGAGGCCTTTGGAGTCACTCCAAAGGAGTGGGGTGTCAATGTGCAGACTTTAAGTGGTTCTCCAGCTAACTTAGAAGTTTACCAAGCTCTAATGAAACCACACGAACGTTTAATGGGTTTGTATTTACCAGATGGTGGCCATTTATCTCATGGTTATGCGACTGAACACAGATCTATTTCTGCTGTTTCGACTTATTTTGAATCCTTTCCTTACAGAGTCGATCCAGAAACAGGTATTATCGACTATGACACTTTAGAAAAGAATGCAATCTTATATAGACCTAAAATCTTGGTCGCTGGTACTTCTGCTTACTGTCGTTTAATTGACTACAAAAGAATGAAAGAAATAGCTGACAAGTGTGGTGCTTACTTAATGGTTGATATGGCACACATTTCAGGTCTTATTGCTGCTGGTGTCATCCCATCTCCATTTGAATATGCTGATATCGTTACCACCACCACCCACAAATCATTAAGAGGCCCTCGTGGTGCAATGATATTCTTCAGAAGAGGTGTTAGAAACATCAACCCAAAAACCGGTAAAGAAGTAATTTACGATTTAGAGAATCCAATTAACTTTTCTGTTTTCCCAGGTCATCAAGGTGGTCCACATAATCATACTATCGCTGCTTTAGCTACCGCTCTAAAGCAAGCTGCTACACCTGAATTTAAGGAATATCAATTACAAGTCTTAAAGAATGCCAAGGTTCTCGAGGAATCATTCAAGGCCGCCGGTTATAGACTAGTAGCCAATGGTACTGATTCTCACATGGTTTTGGTTTCTTTAAGAgaacaaaatattgatgGTGCCCGTGTTGAATACGTTTGTGAAAGAGTAAACATTGCCTTGAACAAGAACTCAATCCCAGGTGATAAATCAGCTTTAGTACCAGGTGGTATCCGTATTGGTGCACCAGCTATGTCTACTAGAGGTATGGGGGAAGCGGACTTTAAGAGGATTGTTGAATACATTGACAAGGTAGTAAAGTTTTCAAGAGATGTGCAACAATCTTTACCTAAGGAAGCTAACAAATTAAGAGACTTCAAAGCAAAGATTGATGAAGGTTCTCCAGAATTAGCTCAATGGCAACATGAAATTTCTGCATGGACTGCGGATTACCCATTGCCTGTATAG